A genomic segment from Micromonospora echinaurantiaca encodes:
- a CDS encoding ABC transporter ATP-binding protein — MVEHFETSNDVTVTLPRVRERIPTVVVDDAHVIYRVHKGAGGGGGPVGALKRIVTRTSAPNIREVHAVKGVSFTAYRGEAIGLIGSNGSGKSTILRAIAGLLPVNRGAIYTQGQPSLLGVNAALFNDLAGERNVVLGCLAMGMHPTEVQRQTPEIIEFSGINQRGDFASLPMRTYSSGMAARLRFSIAAAKKHDVLLIDEALATGDKGFRKRSEQRVRELRESAGTVFLVSHQLSSVRDTCERTIWLESGVIRMDGPTDEVVRAYEAFANGK; from the coding sequence GTGGTTGAGCACTTCGAGACGTCCAACGACGTGACGGTCACCCTGCCCCGGGTCCGGGAGCGGATCCCGACAGTGGTGGTCGACGACGCGCACGTGATCTACCGGGTGCACAAGGGCGCCGGCGGCGGTGGCGGGCCGGTGGGCGCGCTCAAGCGGATCGTGACCCGCACCTCCGCGCCGAACATCCGGGAGGTGCACGCGGTCAAGGGGGTCAGCTTCACCGCGTACCGGGGTGAGGCGATCGGGCTGATCGGCAGCAATGGCTCGGGCAAGTCGACCATCCTGCGGGCGATCGCCGGCCTGCTGCCGGTGAACCGCGGCGCGATCTACACCCAGGGCCAGCCCTCGCTGCTGGGCGTGAACGCCGCCCTCTTCAACGACCTCGCCGGCGAGCGCAACGTCGTACTGGGCTGCCTGGCGATGGGGATGCACCCGACGGAGGTGCAGCGGCAGACCCCGGAGATCATCGAGTTCTCCGGGATCAACCAGCGCGGCGACTTCGCCTCGCTGCCGATGCGTACCTACTCCTCCGGCATGGCCGCCCGGCTGCGCTTCTCGATCGCCGCGGCGAAGAAGCACGACGTGCTGCTCATCGACGAGGCGCTGGCCACCGGCGACAAGGGCTTCCGCAAGCGCAGCGAGCAGCGGGTGCGGGAGTTGCGGGAGAGCGCCGGCACGGTGTTCCTGGTCAGCCACCAGCTCTCCTCCGTCCGCGACACGTGCGAACGGACGATCTGGCTGGAATCGGGCGTCATCCGGATGGACGGCCCGACCGACGAGGTGGTCCGGGCCTACGAGGCGTTCGCCAACGGCAAGTAG